The Paracholeplasma brassicae genome contains a region encoding:
- a CDS encoding DNA-directed RNA polymerase subunit beta, protein MGYRTVQYGKKAVRRNYSKMRHEIELPDLVEIQTSSFEWFVNEGLKNLFDDLSPIESYNGDFKLYFTNHRFEEPKYGITDCKIRDINYSKPLFVTVRLENILSGAIIEKQLFMGDFPFMTPVGTFIINGAERVVVSQIVRSSGVYFTGDFDKKTNTQRYLSQVIPTRGAWLEYEMGAKNIFYGKLDRSKKVSFTSMVQAFGFDGIDEVKRIFPTYKKTLEETFKKDEKEGILGVDAAINDLYAKLRQGEKIPVEAAKDFIRLRLFDPRRYDLEDVGRYKFNLKLDVASRLMSIAQGVPYHNNPVVYKYAQDVINPMTREVIIKKDQVIDYDSIQLLKNNKDAIRKVLLPKEKSLQNETETEIFAVKTSDLFEQYIHETIYTIPTDEKEPYVLVKKGAKVTPELRNQLYKNRNNIVFEKNDGNTTYFEKDAQRTKLILDLYGKIDNVEPLEYQKDMTVTSNIVNLLTGEIVVEAGTPVTAEVRQLLLMNRVGLTYEGLKYLRTFIDKDILLADETVLFEEGTLVTDEVYYQIYKHMNSLKDLNDLRYATVYAKFDVDILDDYRRHETAEQKLEHKPLIFAGQEITEDDLLELQRHRNKLDEQVIKYFLVVGKKNEFYRKESQRRDVFVETILVKPAKEKEDPKEIIEILGNDSREERNHVTVSDIIATMSYYLNLYDNVGDLDDIDHLSNRRLRLIGELLKNQFRIGLAKLEKNIKDKMSTADARETTPQSLINIKPLTASLKEFFGSSQLSQFMDQINPLAELTQKRRVSALGTGGLARDRAGVEVRDVHESHYGRICPIETPEGPSIGLISSLASYAKVDRYGFIQTPYLTVDFTDPNNPTVSNEYIYLTAGEEEKFVIASANSPLDEQGHFINDTVIGRLNGATNEFKITDVHYMDVSPKQIVSVATSTIPFLEHDDASRALMGANMQRQAVPLLVPDSPIVGTGVEYRAAKDSGSALVSSVDGVVTYADGKKIIIAVKPEASIKTPRGKVVYDHNEEFNWEAYDLLRQAKMTDLLVFKNYELTQFLRSNQDTAILQKPIVEIGENIKKGDVIADGPSISNGELALGRNVTVAFMTWEGYNYEDAVIMSEDLVKYDVYTSIHIDEHQVESRDTKLGKEEITREIPNASLDALKYLDDRGIIIPGTEVKEGDILVGKITPKGLSEPTPEEKLLQAIFNEKAREVRDTSLKVPHGGGGIVHSIQYFSKSNGDELAPGVNEVIRVYIVKKRKINEGDKMAGRHGNKGVISKILPREDMPYMADGTPVDIMLNPLGVPSRMNIGQVLEIHLGMAAKKLGLKVATPVFDGLEQNDLNDILKEAGMAPDGKQVLYDGRTGEPYENRISVGIMYMIKLSHMVDDKLHARSVGPYTLVTQQPMGGKAQNGGQRFGEMEVWALYAYGAAHTLKEILTVKSDDIIGRNKVYRAITDGKPIPESHIPESFRVLTRELQSLGLYVELIDAETGENEVNKSLVDQTNPFDRRGGF, encoded by the coding sequence ATGGGATATCGCACCGTACAATACGGGAAGAAAGCAGTTAGACGCAACTACTCAAAAATGCGTCACGAGATTGAGTTGCCAGACTTAGTAGAAATTCAAACGAGTTCGTTTGAATGGTTTGTCAACGAGGGGTTAAAAAACTTATTTGACGATTTATCTCCAATCGAATCTTATAACGGCGATTTTAAACTGTATTTCACGAACCACCGTTTCGAAGAGCCAAAGTATGGCATTACTGATTGTAAAATTAGGGATATTAACTATTCCAAACCACTTTTTGTCACTGTAAGACTAGAAAATATTCTTTCTGGTGCGATCATTGAAAAGCAACTTTTCATGGGAGACTTCCCATTCATGACGCCAGTTGGAACGTTCATCATTAACGGTGCAGAACGTGTTGTTGTATCTCAAATTGTTCGTTCATCAGGCGTATACTTCACGGGTGATTTTGACAAAAAGACCAATACACAACGCTATCTATCTCAAGTCATTCCGACAAGAGGTGCTTGGTTAGAATACGAAATGGGCGCTAAGAACATTTTTTATGGTAAACTAGACCGCTCTAAGAAAGTTAGCTTCACTTCAATGGTTCAAGCGTTCGGCTTTGACGGAATTGATGAAGTTAAACGTATTTTCCCAACTTACAAGAAAACGTTAGAAGAAACCTTCAAGAAAGATGAAAAAGAAGGTATTTTAGGCGTCGATGCAGCGATTAATGACTTGTATGCTAAGTTAAGACAAGGTGAAAAAATTCCTGTTGAAGCTGCTAAAGACTTCATTCGTTTACGTTTATTCGATCCAAGAAGATATGATTTAGAAGACGTTGGTCGTTACAAATTCAATCTTAAATTGGACGTGGCTTCACGTTTGATGAGTATTGCACAAGGTGTACCTTACCACAACAATCCAGTGGTCTATAAGTATGCTCAAGACGTCATCAATCCAATGACAAGAGAAGTCATCATTAAAAAAGATCAAGTCATCGATTATGATTCAATTCAATTACTTAAAAATAACAAAGATGCGATTAGAAAAGTATTACTTCCAAAAGAAAAGAGCCTTCAAAACGAAACGGAAACTGAAATTTTCGCCGTTAAGACCTCAGACTTATTTGAACAATACATTCATGAGACCATCTATACCATTCCAACCGATGAAAAAGAGCCTTATGTGTTAGTGAAGAAGGGTGCTAAAGTAACACCTGAACTTCGTAACCAACTCTACAAAAATAGAAATAACATCGTCTTTGAAAAGAATGATGGCAACACCACTTACTTTGAAAAAGACGCGCAACGCACTAAGTTAATCCTTGACCTATATGGCAAAATCGATAACGTCGAACCACTCGAATATCAAAAAGACATGACAGTTACTTCAAACATCGTTAACCTATTAACTGGTGAAATCGTTGTTGAAGCTGGCACGCCAGTGACCGCTGAGGTAAGACAGTTACTCTTAATGAACCGTGTTGGTTTAACTTATGAAGGACTTAAATATTTAAGAACATTCATCGACAAAGATATCTTACTAGCGGATGAAACCGTCTTATTCGAAGAAGGTACGTTAGTAACGGATGAAGTTTACTATCAAATTTACAAGCATATGAATTCGCTAAAAGATCTTAATGATTTAAGATATGCGACGGTTTATGCGAAATTTGATGTCGATATTCTAGATGATTACCGCAGACATGAAACAGCGGAACAAAAACTAGAACACAAACCACTTATCTTTGCTGGTCAAGAAATCACCGAAGATGATTTATTAGAACTTCAAAGACATCGTAATAAATTAGACGAACAAGTCATTAAATACTTCTTAGTCGTTGGTAAGAAAAACGAATTCTACCGCAAAGAATCACAAAGAAGAGATGTGTTTGTTGAAACCATCTTAGTGAAACCTGCAAAAGAAAAAGAAGATCCAAAAGAAATCATCGAAATTCTAGGTAACGATTCAAGAGAAGAACGTAACCACGTGACGGTTTCTGATATTATTGCCACAATGAGCTATTACTTGAATCTTTACGATAACGTTGGTGACTTAGATGACATCGACCACTTATCAAACCGCCGTCTACGTTTAATTGGTGAACTGTTAAAGAACCAATTTAGAATCGGTCTTGCTAAGCTTGAAAAGAACATTAAAGATAAGATGTCAACGGCAGACGCTAGAGAAACGACACCACAATCGTTAATCAATATCAAGCCATTAACGGCATCATTAAAAGAATTCTTCGGTAGTTCACAGTTGTCTCAGTTCATGGATCAAATCAATCCACTGGCTGAATTAACACAAAAACGTAGAGTTTCTGCTTTAGGTACGGGTGGTCTTGCAAGAGACAGAGCCGGTGTTGAAGTGCGTGACGTTCACGAATCGCACTACGGTCGTATTTGTCCAATTGAAACACCAGAAGGTCCATCAATCGGGTTAATTAGCTCACTTGCTTCTTACGCGAAGGTTGACCGTTATGGCTTTATTCAAACCCCATACTTAACCGTCGATTTTACGGATCCAAATAACCCAACCGTTTCAAATGAATACATTTACCTAACGGCTGGTGAAGAAGAAAAATTCGTTATCGCTTCTGCAAACTCCCCATTAGACGAACAAGGTCATTTCATTAATGATACCGTCATTGGACGTTTGAATGGTGCAACCAACGAATTTAAAATTACCGATGTACACTACATGGACGTCTCACCTAAACAAATTGTTTCGGTTGCGACATCAACCATTCCATTCCTAGAACACGATGACGCATCACGTGCCCTAATGGGTGCCAACATGCAACGTCAAGCCGTGCCTCTACTAGTACCAGATTCACCAATCGTTGGTACAGGGGTTGAATACCGTGCAGCAAAAGACTCAGGTAGTGCACTTGTTTCTTCAGTTGATGGCGTCGTCACTTACGCGGATGGTAAGAAAATTATCATCGCTGTGAAACCTGAGGCAAGCATTAAAACCCCAAGAGGAAAAGTGGTTTATGACCACAATGAAGAATTCAACTGGGAAGCTTATGACCTATTAAGACAAGCGAAAATGACTGACTTATTGGTATTTAAGAACTATGAGTTAACGCAATTCTTGCGTTCAAACCAAGACACAGCTATCCTTCAAAAACCAATCGTTGAGATCGGTGAAAACATCAAGAAGGGTGATGTGATTGCGGATGGTCCATCCATTAGTAATGGGGAATTAGCACTTGGAAGAAACGTTACCGTGGCATTCATGACATGGGAAGGCTATAACTATGAAGATGCCGTCATCATGAGTGAAGACCTAGTAAAATACGACGTGTATACCTCAATTCACATTGATGAACACCAAGTCGAATCAAGAGATACTAAATTAGGTAAAGAAGAAATCACTAGAGAAATCCCTAACGCCTCACTCGATGCGCTTAAATACTTAGATGACCGTGGGATTATCATTCCAGGTACCGAAGTTAAAGAAGGCGATATCTTAGTTGGTAAGATCACACCTAAAGGATTAAGCGAACCAACACCAGAAGAAAAACTACTACAAGCCATCTTTAATGAGAAGGCAAGAGAAGTTAGAGATACGTCATTAAAAGTACCTCACGGTGGTGGCGGTATCGTTCATTCAATCCAATATTTCTCAAAATCAAACGGCGATGAATTAGCACCTGGTGTTAATGAAGTTATCCGTGTCTATATTGTTAAGAAACGTAAAATTAACGAAGGGGACAAAATGGCTGGACGACATGGTAATAAAGGGGTTATCTCCAAAATATTACCAAGAGAAGACATGCCATACATGGCGGATGGGACACCAGTCGACATCATGCTTAACCCACTAGGGGTTCCTTCTCGTATGAACATCGGACAAGTACTTGAAATTCACTTAGGTATGGCAGCTAAAAAGCTTGGCTTAAAAGTTGCAACACCTGTGTTTGACGGTCTTGAACAAAACGATTTAAATGATATCTTAAAAGAAGCTGGTATGGCACCTGATGGTAAGCAAGTCTTATACGACGGACGTACTGGTGAACCATACGAAAATAGAATTTCAGTTGGTATCATGTACATGATCAAACTAAGCCACATGGTCGACGACAAACTTCACGCTAGAAGCGTTGGGCCATACACACTTGTTACGCAACAACCAATGGGTGGTAAAGCTCAAAATGGTGGACAACGTTTCGGGGAAATGGAAGTTTGGGCATTGTATGCGTATGGAGCTGCTCATACCTTAAAAGAAATTCTAACCGTTAAGTCTGATGACATCATTGGACGTAACAAAGTTTATCGTGCGATTACTGATGGTAAACCAATTCCAGAATCACACATCCCTGAATCATTTAGAGTATTAACAAGAGAATTACAATCCCTTGGCTTATACGTTGAATTAATTGATGCAGAGACCGGTGAAAACGAAGTGAATAAATCACTAGTCGATCAAACGAACCCATTTGATAGAAGAGGGGGCTTTTAA
- the rpoC gene encoding DNA-directed RNA polymerase subunit beta' has product MAKDKKNISIKELKLSQATTDNLNLSGIDYLDDLNTFTLKELKLILKTDQSFEEMVPVLRKYVLPVLISNLALSSELEESLEQKGITKLEDLLAITEPVLSEVIAQDGLLYDELNDLFELYGHKLPEKTNIVSVTEKAEEIVDNTPISVDAYVKAQQANPRSKAYGSTDYSHLKIRLASPQEIRAWSYGEVLKHETINYRTLKPEEGGLFCERIFGPTKDYQCACGKKRNLDKGQVCDKCGVEITESKVRRERMGHIELEAPVVHTWYLKNSPSRLALLLDIKAKDLEEVVYLASYIVVDPGDTGLAKKQILSEMEYNQKYEEFGNKFRAMTGAEAVKKLLQDIDLDKEVKTLRKKLKSPSKQKRDRIIKRLEVVEAFNNSDNKPEWMVLDVLPVIPPDIRPMVALDGGRFATTDLNDLYRRILNRNNRLKRQKEQMAPRLIMKNEKRMLQEAVDALIDNAKRGKKAVVERNRHLKSLSDMLRGKQGRFRQNLLGKRVDFSGRSVIIVGPDLEMYQCGIPREMAITLFKPFVLKELTDALGSIQAAKRAYEELNDDAWSALEKVVIEHPVLLNRAPTLHRLGIQAFEPKLIEGKAIRLHPLVTPAFNADFDGDQMAVHVPLSHEAQAEARLLMLASNNILNPKDGKPVVTPSQDMVLGNYYLTITRKGEKNEGHFYTGYNEAYMAYKNGEITLHTQIVFDPKTIGHAFTEQQLNQYLVTTLGKVIFNRILPESFPYINEPSDENLYEKTPDKFFFNKGTNAIEFINNLAEANPFGKKYLGKIIAQVFKEFQITDTSRMLDRLKDLGFQYSTVAGITVSASDMNIYSHKKERIDQAETKISQLEEYFEDGVLTDQERYKLVVDEWKTARDDIEAGVMKEFDHNNHIYMMYDSGARGSKSNFAQLLGMRGLMNNPTGEVIEIPVKASFREGLTVSEFFISTHGARKGSTDTALKTAESGYLTRRLVDVSQDVIIDQEDCGSYKGVVMEAVKGEDDKEVVPLYDRIIGRYTSQPVFDPRSKELIIDKNKLISNEIGEDIIKAGIESVEIRSVLTCDSENGVCKHCYGRNLATNKSVEVGEAVGVVAAQSIGEPGTQLTMRTFHTGGVASAADITAGLPRIQELFEARKPKGQATISEVSGKVRQIETKQAGSIVTILGDSQNGEEPKEYKYQLDANAQILVKKGQQIEAGEKLNKGSIHPKELIRVSSSEAVEKYIVEEVQKVYRSQGVEISDKHVEIIVRQMIRKITIIYEGDTTLLPGSKVSIAEFKRANFEAFKNRVRPAVGQPELLGITRASLQSDSFLSAASFQETTRILTDAAIRGKVDELHGLKENVIIGGLIPAGTGILKDKFFHYEKAEEFDEEDELDL; this is encoded by the coding sequence ATGGCGAAAGATAAGAAAAATATATCGATCAAAGAGTTAAAATTATCACAAGCAACCACGGATAACTTAAACCTATCTGGGATTGATTATTTGGATGATTTAAACACATTTACGCTAAAAGAATTAAAATTAATCTTAAAAACAGATCAATCATTTGAAGAAATGGTGCCTGTGTTAAGAAAATACGTGTTACCAGTTTTAATTTCAAATCTCGCCCTATCTTCAGAGCTTGAAGAAAGCTTAGAACAAAAAGGCATTACAAAGTTAGAAGACCTATTAGCAATAACAGAACCTGTGCTTTCTGAAGTGATCGCACAGGACGGTCTGCTTTACGATGAGTTAAACGACTTATTTGAGCTTTATGGCCATAAATTACCTGAAAAGACAAATATCGTTTCTGTCACGGAAAAAGCAGAAGAAATCGTTGATAATACGCCAATTAGTGTGGATGCTTATGTCAAAGCACAACAAGCCAACCCAAGATCAAAGGCGTATGGGTCTACGGACTATTCACACCTTAAGATTCGTCTAGCCTCACCACAAGAAATCAGAGCATGGAGCTATGGGGAAGTCTTAAAACACGAAACCATCAACTACCGTACACTAAAACCAGAAGAAGGTGGGCTATTCTGTGAGAGAATCTTCGGTCCAACCAAAGATTATCAGTGCGCTTGTGGTAAGAAACGTAACCTTGATAAAGGCCAAGTTTGTGACAAGTGCGGTGTTGAAATTACCGAATCTAAAGTTAGACGTGAACGTATGGGTCACATTGAACTTGAAGCACCAGTTGTTCATACGTGGTACTTAAAGAACTCACCATCACGCCTTGCGTTATTATTAGATATTAAAGCCAAAGACTTAGAAGAAGTGGTTTACTTAGCGTCTTATATCGTGGTAGATCCAGGCGATACTGGCCTAGCTAAAAAACAAATTTTAAGTGAAATGGAATATAACCAAAAATACGAAGAATTTGGCAACAAATTTAGAGCAATGACCGGGGCAGAAGCCGTTAAAAAGCTTTTACAAGACATTGATTTAGATAAGGAAGTTAAAACACTTCGTAAAAAACTCAAATCCCCTTCAAAACAAAAACGTGATCGTATCATTAAACGTCTTGAAGTGGTGGAAGCATTTAATAATTCAGACAACAAACCAGAATGGATGGTCCTTGATGTCCTTCCTGTGATTCCACCTGACATTCGTCCGATGGTTGCACTAGACGGTGGACGTTTCGCAACCACAGACCTTAATGACTTGTATCGTCGTATTCTAAACCGTAATAATCGTTTAAAACGTCAAAAAGAACAAATGGCACCACGTCTAATCATGAAAAATGAAAAACGTATGCTACAAGAAGCCGTTGATGCGTTAATCGATAATGCGAAACGTGGTAAAAAAGCGGTTGTTGAAAGAAACAGACACTTAAAATCACTTTCGGATATGTTACGTGGTAAACAAGGTCGTTTCCGTCAAAACTTACTTGGTAAGCGTGTGGACTTCTCAGGTCGTTCGGTTATTATCGTCGGACCAGACTTAGAGATGTACCAATGTGGTATTCCAAGAGAAATGGCAATCACCTTATTTAAACCATTTGTTTTAAAAGAATTAACCGATGCGTTAGGGTCAATTCAAGCAGCGAAACGTGCGTATGAAGAATTAAATGATGACGCATGGAGTGCCCTTGAAAAAGTCGTGATTGAGCACCCGGTATTACTAAACCGTGCCCCAACACTACACAGACTTGGTATCCAAGCGTTCGAACCAAAATTAATTGAAGGTAAAGCAATTCGCTTGCACCCACTTGTAACACCTGCGTTTAACGCGGACTTTGATGGTGACCAAATGGCGGTCCACGTCCCACTATCACACGAAGCTCAAGCAGAAGCTAGATTATTGATGCTAGCCTCAAATAACATTCTTAACCCGAAAGACGGTAAGCCAGTTGTTACCCCTTCACAGGATATGGTTTTAGGTAACTATTACTTAACAATCACCCGTAAAGGCGAGAAAAACGAAGGTCACTTCTATACCGGGTATAATGAAGCATACATGGCTTATAAGAATGGTGAAATTACCCTTCATACACAAATCGTATTTGATCCAAAAACCATTGGACATGCGTTTACTGAACAACAATTAAACCAATATTTAGTAACAACTTTAGGTAAGGTTATCTTCAACCGAATCTTACCAGAAAGTTTCCCATACATTAATGAACCAAGTGATGAGAACTTGTATGAAAAAACCCCAGATAAATTCTTCTTTAACAAAGGAACAAATGCCATCGAGTTTATTAATAACTTAGCAGAGGCTAATCCTTTTGGTAAGAAGTATTTAGGTAAAATCATTGCCCAAGTATTTAAAGAATTCCAAATCACTGATACATCTAGAATGCTAGACCGCTTAAAAGATTTAGGATTCCAATACTCAACGGTTGCTGGTATTACCGTATCTGCTTCAGACATGAACATCTACTCTCATAAAAAAGAACGTATTGATCAAGCAGAAACGAAGATTTCACAACTTGAAGAATACTTTGAAGATGGTGTGTTAACCGATCAAGAACGCTACAAACTCGTTGTTGACGAATGGAAGACTGCTCGTGATGACATCGAAGCTGGTGTTATGAAAGAGTTCGACCACAATAACCACATCTACATGATGTATGATTCAGGTGCGCGTGGATCGAAATCGAACTTCGCACAGTTACTTGGTATGCGTGGACTGATGAACAACCCAACCGGGGAAGTCATCGAAATTCCAGTTAAAGCGTCCTTTAGAGAAGGCTTGACCGTATCCGAATTCTTTATCTCAACCCATGGTGCGAGAAAAGGGTCAACCGATACCGCGTTAAAAACGGCGGAATCAGGTTACTTAACTAGACGTCTCGTTGACGTTTCACAAGACGTGATCATTGATCAAGAGGATTGTGGCTCATATAAAGGGGTAGTTATGGAAGCCGTTAAGGGTGAGGATGACAAAGAAGTGGTACCTCTATACGACCGTATCATCGGACGTTATACGTCTCAACCAGTCTTTGACCCAAGATCTAAGGAACTCATTATTGATAAAAACAAACTGATTTCAAATGAAATTGGTGAAGACATTATTAAAGCAGGCATTGAATCCGTTGAAATTAGAAGCGTTCTAACCTGTGACTCTGAAAATGGGGTATGTAAACACTGTTATGGTAGAAACCTTGCAACGAATAAATCCGTTGAAGTAGGGGAAGCCGTCGGGGTAGTTGCTGCGCAATCGATTGGTGAACCTGGTACACAGTTAACCATGCGTACATTCCATACCGGTGGGGTGGCATCTGCTGCCGATATCACCGCGGGTCTTCCACGTATTCAAGAATTATTTGAAGCAAGAAAACCTAAAGGACAAGCAACCATTTCAGAAGTTAGTGGTAAAGTTAGACAAATCGAAACAAAACAAGCTGGTTCAATCGTAACCATCTTAGGCGATTCACAAAACGGTGAAGAACCTAAAGAATACAAATACCAATTAGACGCAAATGCTCAAATACTTGTGAAAAAAGGCCAACAAATTGAAGCGGGCGAAAAACTAAACAAGGGTTCAATTCATCCAAAAGAATTGATTCGTGTGTCATCATCTGAAGCCGTGGAAAAATACATCGTCGAAGAAGTGCAAAAAGTTTATCGTTCTCAAGGGGTTGAAATTTCTGACAAACACGTTGAAATCATTGTTCGTCAAATGATTCGTAAGATTACCATCATTTATGAAGGTGATACGACATTACTACCTGGATCAAAAGTATCGATTGCTGAATTCAAACGTGCAAACTTTGAAGCATTCAAAAATCGTGTAAGACCTGCGGTAGGTCAACCAGAATTACTTGGTATTACTAGAGCATCGCTACAATCAGATTCATTCTTATCAGCGGCTTCCTTCCAAGAAACGACGCGTATCTTAACCGATGCAGCGATTAGAGGAAAAGTCGATGAACTTCATGGCTTAAAAGAAAACGTCATCATTGGTGGATTAATTCCAGCGGG